The Chryseobacterium shigense genome segment TTCTTATTTTCCCCGACTCACCTGATTACAATAATAACATTGAAGAGGTATCGCTTAATAGAGGTAGTATATTCAATGACTTTTTAGCGGTAGACAATTCCTTAAATATCAACGTACTGGATAGTCTTATAGAGCGAGATTTCAACTTATTTGAAATTGGAATAATTCAATGCAAAACTAATTGGAATGATAATGCTCAAATACCAATGCTCTGGGATATGATTTATTCCTCTGGAGGCTTTACAGGTAGAAATATTACTATTGGTAGAAATAATTATAGTATACAAAATTGTCACAAATTTACATATTCATTTGTGACAGTTCCCACAAATCAACGCTCTAATTATACTAGTGGTAGTGTAGCAGTACAACGAGTATACAATTTAAGTGGAGGTAATTATTGGGGAAAACCAACCTCACAAAATATATGTCGATCAATAAAAGAAATATTTAATAATAATTTCCAATCTGCCTTTAGAGGTATAGGTGCCAGAGGCTGTATCAATTTAAAAATTCAGGCATTGAACGATAGCAATGAAGAATATTCTTATTTTCATCTTTATTAAATAAAATTGAGGAGTAATAATTACTCCTCAATTTTATTTAATAAATTTTTAACTAATTTTCCCAATGTCATACTTAGGATTGGAGGAACTGCATTTCCCACTTGTGTATATTGTGGAGTTTCATATTTGCGCATCTTTCCACCTGTTGTAACTTTAGATCTAAATTCAAACCAATCTGGAAAAGACTGGATACGCGCCATCTCTCTTACTGTTAGCACTCTTGGTGAATTAAAATCATAGTGACAAATATCATCAGGAATTGTGAGTTGAGCTGGTGCAGGTTGATTTCTATTAAGCGATCTTTGGCTATGTTTCTTCGTTTTTAGAAGAGTAATTAAATTAATAAGTTCACTAGAACTTCTTAATTTACGATCACTTATATTTTGCAATTCTTTATCAGGAATAATAAATTTATATTTTTTGATTTGGTCAAATACTTCATTTATTATCAAAGTACTTTCTTTCTCCGTCAATAAACTATTTAATTCTTTTTTATAGTTGTGTGGCAATTCTTCTAAGATTTGATAGAATCTAAACCTTGCTTGTGTAATAATATTATGCGTTCTCAATTCAAAGTTAAGTGCTTTATTCAAGATTTTTGTACTCTTAAACATATTATTTACATTAGATATATAAATAGAATTACCTACTCCTTTTTTCGAAAGATCATCAATCGCACTAGCAACTGTTACAAAATTTTGTTTCATTGTTAACGGCTTCGGTAAAAGAATATCATTAAAAAATATGGAATCACTTTCAATATCATAGTAGTTAAGATCGGAAATCATTACATTATCGAGTGATTTTTTATTGTCTATTACTTTGTTGTAAAAAGATAAGGTATTCTCTATTATATCTTCACTTTGTTGATTTTTAATCTTTTTTTTCAATTTCAAAAAGATATCTTTTCTGTAAGCCATTAAAATAAATCTTGGCCTATTTTGAGGAACACCAAAATACTTCGAATTAATCATCATACATATAGGAAAATACCCTTCTAATGCAAATGCTTTAGACACCTCTAGCCATGCAAAATATTTTTCACCATTTTCTAAAAATGGAGCTGTTATTCCTTTAACATTTTCTAATAAAACAACTTTTGGCTGTACAGATCCTGCAAATTTAGCAAAGGATAGTGGTAATAGATTTTTTGCATTATTTTTCTCTCTTTTACCAGCAAGGCTAAAGCTTTGACAAGGGGGGCCACCAGATACTAGATCAATATCCATTTGTCTTAATTCTGCATATTTATTATTTTTGAGTAAAAAGCTATGCAACCTATCTATATCACCAACTAAAAGTTTACCATTTACATCAGTATCTTCGGTTAAATCAGAATATATTTTTTTACCATCAAAAGGATTTTCTCGCAATCTATCCTTCAAATTTTCCGAAGTATATTCACTCGCAATCCATAGCGTATTTTTAGGACTTAATTTTTCATTTGCTAATTGTAATAAGTTTTCATCAAAAAAATTATAAGCAAATGTTTCACTTGCCATTGGCGATATTTCATTTGCAAAGAGTAAGTTATATCCTGCTCTTTCGAGCCCTAAGTTCATTCCTCCACAACCTGCAAATAATTCTATATGCGTAAAATCCCTCATTAAATTTTAAAAAATTAATTATTAAAGCAGACAAAAATACAAATAATGTCTCCTCCATAAAAATATCTTTTTTATAAAATCAAAATACTTTCGTTCTTCAAAACCTCTTTATTTCAGATATTTTTTTTTAAAGATTTGTTTATTTATGAACTTAAACCAAGAAGACATTACAGCAGTGATTTCTAAAAAATCACCATCTTTCAAAACAAACTCCCAAATATTCCGTTTAATTCTTAAATTTGGCTCATGCGAAAGAATCTTTATTTCATTATTATATTATGTTCCCTTACCAGTTGCTATACGTATCAGGTAAAAAAGCCGGCAGATCCGGCTGCCGACAATAAGCAGGACTCTAAAAAGAATGCAGCTCAGGCTAATAATACGGCTGCATCAATGAAAAATGCAGCAGCTGAATCTTTGGGCCCACAGCAAGCGCCAGCCCCGGTTAATATTCAGGAGAAACTTGCCTCCGGTAAAAACGTTAAAATAGACGTTGACGGCAGAAGCTATAAAGTAATAGTAGACAAGTGGGAAAGCGACAGCCTTGTGGTACACCCGGTTCACAATCCTAAAAAAATCCTGAAATTCCATAAAAACCAGATCAATGCTGAGAGAATTGCGGAAAAACGTTTTTCGCAACCCATAGCGGATATTATTACGGTTGTCGCTTATGCTTCAATTGGTGTCGGAATTTATCTTCTTCTCCGCTAATTTTTTTAAAACTTTTCCGGTAATTGCAGCCTGAAAAAACATCCCGGAAATTCACAAAAAACCCCATACAGGATCTGTAGGCTCTTTCAAAGCGTCTCCGGGCATTTCCACAACCCTCCGGAAGGACTTATCAAACTGCCGGTACCCTTTAAGGAACGCCCGCCCCCCCCTTACCCAAGGGGGTAAAACCACTTACAAAACGGTGTCCGGAGGCTTATAAAACGGGCTTCAGGCCTTTATTGAAGACATACCGGCCCCTGTCAGATTCCCTGAAGAGGGTTATGATCTGGGTACGGACCTATCTGATAAGATGATTAACCAAAAAAAACATTGAAAATCATTAACTGTTCCTGATCCATCAGCCATTTAATGACATCCACATTATTGCAACACAAAAAATCCCCGGAAACCGAGGATTGAACCAAAAACTATAAAACCTCACCTTAAACATGAGCGTTATTTTTAGTAGCAATTTTTGCAGTAACTTTTATCTACATACACTTTGTCACCTGAAGAATTGATATAATAACAGCCTCCTTTTTCGCCTACATGCAAAGTATGTCCGTTGTATGAGCAGTATTCTGAACCGCCTGAACCGTCCTCCGAATTACCAGAGCCTTCACAGGAAAATACAGTAAGACCAACAATCAGTAGTAAAATTATTTTTTTCATTATAGATAATATTTATTTCTGCAAAAATATATCACGTCCTGAACTATAAAATACGGGTTTCCGTAGTAGTGCTTAATATCTGCCTTTTGAAGTTTCATGATTCAGGAGATTTTATTCTGAGCAGCAGCAAAACAGTATTATAACAAACAATTAGCAAAAAACTACTATTATCAGGGAGAGTTGCTTATATTTGAAAGTTAACGGATATTGAAAAGCACTATAACGCTTACCCTATGAAAACAAAACTTAGCTATCTGTTTATTCTGTTATATACGCTTGTAAGCAGTCAGGAAAATTCAGTTATTAATGACCTGAAATTTTCTAATTATTCCGGCCATCCCAAAAAGATCACAGAGGTCATTACCTTTTTACCGGACAACATTTACAAAAGTATTTCTTATTTCGACAAAGAAGGTTTTCTCACGAAAATAGAATATTATAATGCAGAAAGCGAGCCTTCTCATAAAAGATCGATCAATAAGGTGATTAACTACAATTCAAAGGACAAAGCCAAACGCTATTTCGAAGCCTTCAATCCCGGAAATAAGAAAACAGAAACAACCGGCTATTTTGAAAAAATTTCTGATTCCCTGTACAAAAGAGTTTCAGAAAATCCTTTTCGCAGTATATCATTGACCAAGTTATTTTATTTCGACAAAAACAACCGTCTTATCAAAACAGAAGAAACCGGGAATTTTTTTGAAACGCCAGTTAACAGCACCATTTTTTATACCTATACCCCTAAAAAAGAAACGCTTCTTGAAGATGCCGTGAAGCAAAAAAAATCTAAGCTTATTTATCAAAATGTAAAGCTAGACCAGCATGAAAATCCCGTTTATGAAGAGCTGACAGATGACCATGGAGCCCTGCAGCAAAAAATAGAAAGAGAATTTGAATATTATTAATTGGGAAAGTCTCCTCATTTTTTGAGTATCTGTTCCGGACAGGCCACAACAAAACAGGATCTGAAAAAACCTGCTTCACAATACAAACGATCAGTCCAGTTTAAAAAAGAAATACACTACCGCCGCCCACTCTTTTCTGATGCCTTTCGCATAGCCAATAGTACTACGGCTGCTGTTTTCTACAGTTCCATCGTCTTTGATGTAACCAATGGTGGAACGGCTGCTGTTTTCTATCGTACCATCCTTCTTAACGTAACCCACAGTAGAACGGCTTTTATTCTCTATAGTGCCATCACTTTTAATGTAACCGATGGTGGACCGGCTTTTATCCTCAATCGTTCCGTCGGACCTGATGTACCCTACTGTGGAACGGCTGCTGTTCTCAATGGTTCCATCCGTTTTGATGTAGCCTGTTGTACTCCTGTTTCCCGATTCTATAGTCTGTGCATTTAAAATGGAGAGGTTCAGTAAAAGAAAACAGGTGAATAGAGTTTTTTTCATAATTTTTAGTTTTTTATGCTCCTGAAAAATAGTTAATGTAAAGTAATAATTGGTAGAATAAGCTTTTAATTCAAATAAAATATTGAAAATCATAAACCTTGATAAGAATATCAGTGCAGTTTCCTTTACATAAAACTTACATTACCCTCATACAGGCATTTATTTCAAACTCCCATTTCCCTTTTCAACAAAATCATTCCACTGCTTATCCAGATACACAATGGCTTGCTTTTTCTGGTCCTTATTCAGAGAAGAATAATTAACAGAGTTAAAGACAAGCTTTTTAAGCGCTTTCACATCCAGCTCCCAATACATAAAAGCTACCCAGAAATCATAGCTGAGGCCTTCATAGCCGTACACAGACGGATCATCACTGTTAATGGAACACTGCACGCCGTTGCTCAGTAAAACCCTTGCAGGATGGTTCCTCAGATCACTTACATAGCCCAGGACCTGATTACTGATGGGGCTTACCTCTACCAGCTTGTTCTGCTTCTTAACCTCTTCCATGGTGGCCGGAAAATAGATCAGGTTCAGGCCGTGCCCTATCCGCTGGTTATTCAGCAAGGAAATATCCACGATATTTTTATTGAAAACAGAATTGCTTTCGCCCGCATGAAGGAAAAGCGGCATTTCTACCCCGTATTTTTTAGAAAGCTCATTCAGCTTCATCCAGTCTTTCTGAAAGGAATAAATACTGTTTCCGGCAGCCTCATCCGCCACAAGATCAAAACCTGAAATCATGTCCGGGAATTGTTTTTTGAGCTCAAAGGCCGTTTCAAGTTGCTTTTCAACACTTTCCGGGTCCAGAAATTTAAAGCTGGAATAAATCAGTTTCAAACTGAATTCCGGATTCGTTTGACGGATTTCCTTAAGAACGTCCTGCAGATCGGTAATTGAAGTTTTTAAAGGATATTTTCCATGCTGAAAATCGTAAAGCTCATCAAATATAAACCTGATCTCCAAATGCTGTACATGATCTTTAGCCAGATCCTGAAAACCCTTCAGATAATATTCTTTAAAGAAAGGGCGGTAAGGCAGCAGAAGATTGATGCGCTTGAAACGCTTCTCAAACTCAACCCAGTAATCCGTATAGGTACAGAGCTTATCCCGTTTTAAGGTAAGAAGATCCTGCAGTTGTTTTTCAAATCCGGCATCTGAAGCCAGTTTCTTATCCAGGCTCACAAATCCTGCCGGAACATTTTCCTTTGCAAAAAAGGCCAGCTGCCCGTAAATATATTGGTCATTATCCTTCTGGTCGTAAACATAGCATTCCTTATATTTTATTGCCGTAGAAATCACCCATTTTACATCTGCCAAACCTCCGCTGTGGCTGTGCAGCAAACCTCCTTTCGGCATCGTCTGGATGATTTTAAATAACCTGCTGGTTTCAATGAGAGGTTTTAATTCATTAAAAGAACTGTTGAACAGGGATATCTTTTGTGTTTCCGCTTCGGTAAGGATTTGTTTTCTAAGCTGGAATAATTTTTTATCCAGCGCCATTTCCGCATCGGATAATTGTGTATCTGCATCAAAGGCAAGAGCTTCGTTCTTCTGCTCGGATAGTTTCCATTCCTGAGCATAGGTGGATTGCCCGGCCATTTTATTCTGGCCCAACAAAGAAAATCCAAGAAGCAATATATAAGTAAAATATCTTTTCATATTTAATATGGGAACTTGTTTTGCACAATAGATTATGCAGAAAGTTTTTAAAACATTTTTGATAAATGTTACAAAGTTAATACATACCCCTTAATTCTGTCAAAATATATTGGAAATTAAAGCTATTATTTCTCTGTTTTAAATTTCTCCCGGTAAGGAGTTCCCTGATACAATTTTCAATCAAAAACATTTATGATTTGTAAATTAATAATTTATAATAGTGGAAATATCTGTTAAACTAATTGATCATTGCCCGAAACCGAACGCATGAATTTACAAGTGCCTAAAAATAAAGCTCTATAAAACAGCCTCAAATACAGCAACATACATAATATCAGCAGATCACCCATTATGGATATTAAAAAAAAGTATTACTTTTGCTTCAGCTAATAAGATTGTTTAAAAAACTTTTTATCAGTAATTGTAAGACACAAATTTATAAAACATTAAAATCCCTCCACATGAGAAAAATAATTCTACTCATTACATGTATGTTCGGTATTTCAGTTTTCTCACAGATTAAGGTGCTGAAAAATGAAAGCTTGGTGGAAATCGGCAAGGATAATTCCGTAGGTTTATATAAAAAAGAAAATAAATTCACCATCAACTATCAGGATCTTAATACCAGTAACCTGAATACCATCAGATCTTTTTCGTTCCAGAACGTAGACGGTGACGTTTCCGGGCTGTATAAACTGATTATGGACGGTTTTATTTCCGTTCCGGACGAAAACGTTATCCTGGAGCTTCCTAATGATATCATTGAGCTTCATTACGAGAAAAACTACGGGCAGCCAACCATGCAGTTCATCCAGTACATCAATAAAAACCGCAAGTACGTTGGAAAATCTCAGTTCCTGAACAGAAAACAGATAGAGAAGATATTTGGAAAAGCCAATGGCAAATCTGCCATGTATGAAAAACCGGGCAACAACGGTGCAAAACCTGTTTCAAACCAGGCTTCTACTGCGGTACCGGCTTCAGGCAACAAAAAATCAAAGAAATAATCATATTATTTTTCAATATTACTCAACTCATTCATCCGAATGAGTTTTTTTATTTTTATTTTTGCAGAAAGACATTACTATTATGCCGCTTCAGATAATCAACTTGACTAAAAAATTCGGGGAACAGACTGCACTGGATAACATCAATATTTCTATTGATAAAAATGAGATCATTGGTCTTCTGGGTCCTAACGGAGCCGGAAAATCCACACTGATGAAATCCATTGTCGGGGCGCTGAAAATTGATCAGGGCGAAATTATCTTCAACGGAATGAATATTTCCGAAAACGAGACCGAAAGCAAGAAAAAAATAGGTTTTCTTCCTGAAAACAATCCGTTATATCTGGAAATGTACGTTAAAGAATATCTTCAGTTTGTGGCAAATATCCATAAAATTTCTTCAGCCAGAGTAGATGAAGTGATCGAATTGGTGGGAATTACTCCTGAAAAATCAAAGAAGATCGGCCAGCTATCTAAAGGATACAAACAAAGGGTCGGGCTTGCACAGGCCATTATTCATCAACCTGATCTGTTAATTCTGGATGAACCTACCAACGGCCTGGACCCCAATCAGATCATTGAGATCAGGAACGTAGTGAAAGAAATTGGCCAGCAGAAAACAGTACTTTTATCTACACACATTATGCAGGAAGTGGAAGCATTGTGTTCCCGTGTGATTCTTATTCATAAAGGTAATATTCTCCAGGACTGCCCTATCGAAGAGTTTAAAGGCAGATTCGACAGCCTGGAAGAAGCTTTTGCAAGCTATACGGCTGTTTCTTAATTCAAGCTAGCTCCGGATAACAGCATGGCTTCATATTTGATTGGGTTTAAGCCTAACCAATAACCTATAAATCATGATCAAAAAGATTTTACTGGGAGCCTTTAGTGTGGCTTTATTTTCTTCAGTGCATGCAACCGGAAAACCTGCTTTAGTGAACATTA includes the following:
- a CDS encoding ABC transporter ATP-binding protein, with the translated sequence MPLQIINLTKKFGEQTALDNINISIDKNEIIGLLGPNGAGKSTLMKSIVGALKIDQGEIIFNGMNISENETESKKKIGFLPENNPLYLEMYVKEYLQFVANIHKISSARVDEVIELVGITPEKSKKIGQLSKGYKQRVGLAQAIIHQPDLLILDEPTNGLDPNQIIEIRNVVKEIGQQKTVLLSTHIMQEVEALCSRVILIHKGNILQDCPIEEFKGRFDSLEEAFASYTAVS
- a CDS encoding DNA cytosine methyltransferase, coding for MRDFTHIELFAGCGGMNLGLERAGYNLLFANEISPMASETFAYNFFDENLLQLANEKLSPKNTLWIASEYTSENLKDRLRENPFDGKKIYSDLTEDTDVNGKLLVGDIDRLHSFLLKNNKYAELRQMDIDLVSGGPPCQSFSLAGKREKNNAKNLLPLSFAKFAGSVQPKVVLLENVKGITAPFLENGEKYFAWLEVSKAFALEGYFPICMMINSKYFGVPQNRPRFILMAYRKDIFLKLKKKIKNQQSEDIIENTLSFYNKVIDNKKSLDNVMISDLNYYDIESDSIFFNDILLPKPLTMKQNFVTVASAIDDLSKKGVGNSIYISNVNNMFKSTKILNKALNFELRTHNIITQARFRFYQILEELPHNYKKELNSLLTEKESTLIINEVFDQIKKYKFIIPDKELQNISDRKLRSSSELINLITLLKTKKHSQRSLNRNQPAPAQLTIPDDICHYDFNSPRVLTVREMARIQSFPDWFEFRSKVTTGGKMRKYETPQYTQVGNAVPPILSMTLGKLVKNLLNKIEE
- a CDS encoding adenosine kinase, with protein sequence MKRYFTYILLLGFSLLGQNKMAGQSTYAQEWKLSEQKNEALAFDADTQLSDAEMALDKKLFQLRKQILTEAETQKISLFNSSFNELKPLIETSRLFKIIQTMPKGGLLHSHSGGLADVKWVISTAIKYKECYVYDQKDNDQYIYGQLAFFAKENVPAGFVSLDKKLASDAGFEKQLQDLLTLKRDKLCTYTDYWVEFEKRFKRINLLLPYRPFFKEYYLKGFQDLAKDHVQHLEIRFIFDELYDFQHGKYPLKTSITDLQDVLKEIRQTNPEFSLKLIYSSFKFLDPESVEKQLETAFELKKQFPDMISGFDLVADEAAGNSIYSFQKDWMKLNELSKKYGVEMPLFLHAGESNSVFNKNIVDISLLNNQRIGHGLNLIYFPATMEEVKKQNKLVEVSPISNQVLGYVSDLRNHPARVLLSNGVQCSINSDDPSVYGYEGLSYDFWVAFMYWELDVKALKKLVFNSVNYSSLNKDQKKQAIVYLDKQWNDFVEKGNGSLK
- a CDS encoding 5-fold beta-flower protein, translated to MKKTLFTCFLLLNLSILNAQTIESGNRSTTGYIKTDGTIENSSRSTVGYIRSDGTIEDKSRSTIGYIKSDGTIENKSRSTVGYVKKDGTIENSSRSTIGYIKDDGTVENSSRSTIGYAKGIRKEWAAVVYFFFKLD